The Natranaerobius trueperi genome segment ATCATGGTGAAGTGGCTCGGTTAGAATTATCTCTAGATGAATTACAATTAGCGATTGACAGTCGTGAAAAAATAATTACAGAACTAAAAGAGTTAGGTTTTAAATATATTACACTGGATTTGGATGGTTATAGAACAGGAAGTATGAATGAAACCTTATAATTTGTGAAAAATATTAATTAACCCCTCACCTAAAAGTGAGGGGTTAAGTTTAGCTTACATAACTTTTCATAATTATCTGGTATACTTCTTTTAGTGGTAGAGAATTTTCTTTAGCTAATGTTTTAGCGCTTTCATATTCAACACTCCAACTATATGTTTGATTATCTTTTATACCTAACTTAATATCAGCAGGCCCAAGTGGTGTTTCAATAGTAGTTTGCTTTTTAGTAAGCTTTACTCTATCCATTAAACAACTTCTTACACCAAAGGTGGTTGTATGTCTTAACAATAACTCGCGTAACTGGTTTACTTTATTTGGTGGAGAAAGAATTTCAATAGTTACTCCGGGGCGTTGTTTTTTCATTTGTATTGAAGAAAAAAACACATCATATGCTCCTAATTCAAAAGATTTTTCCATTACATCTGAAAAAAGTTCAGGGTTCATATCATCGATATTTGCTTGTAATAAATGAACTTTATCAGTTTTACTAGGAGTATGTAAACTTTTTAATCCTAAAACTCCACGTAATAAATTAGGGTGCGTAAGCTTTTTCTTTCCTGCTCCGTAACCAATTTTGGATACATGCATTGATGGAAGTGGTCCGTAATCGTTGACATAGCTTATAAGTAAACTCGCACCTGTAGGAGTACATAATTCAGCTGAAACACCTTCTGAATAAATTGGAACATTTTCTTCTTTTAACAATTCTAATGTTGCTGGTGCAGGTACTGGTATCTTTCCATGCTGACAATTTATAAAACCTGTACCAACATGTATAGGAGAAGCGTATATTTGATCTACATCTAGCTTAAATAAACCAATAACAGAACCTACAATATCTATAATAGAATCTAAGCCACCAACTTCATGAAAATGTACTTTATTAGGGGTTGTCCCGTGAATCTTGGCTTCTGCAGAAGCTAATTTTTCAAAAATGATTCGTGTATTGTTTTTAATACGCTCATTAAAAGAACTATTTTCAACCATCTCAAGAATATCATCTAGGTTTCTGTGGTGATGTTCTTCAGGTACCTCAACTTTTAGATTTGTACTAGTGATACCATTATACTGTATACGCTCTTCCTTTAATGAAAAGTTAGGTAATGGCAATGATTTCAATTCATCTTCAATCTCTGAAAGTGAAACACCTAAATCTGAAAGTAATCCTAAAAACATATCTCCTGATATACCAGAAAAACAGTCTAGATATAAAATTTTAGTCATTACCCTCTTCACCTCCGTTTTTTAATTGACTAATTAGAGCTCCTTGATAACCAGCCCCGAAACCGTTATTAATGTTTACTACACTTACTCCAGAGGCACAACTATTTAACATAGTTAATAAAGCACTAACACCGTTAAAATTAGCACCATACCCAACACTTGTGGGACAAGCAATTACTGGAACCTTAACTAATCCACCAACGACACTAGCTAAAGCACCTTCCATTCCAGCCACTACTATAATACAACTTGCTTTAGAAAGCTTATCTGTATAGTGTAGGAGCCGGTGAATTCCAGCAACTCCAGCATCGTAAATTCTATCAACAGGGGCACCCATAATTGTAGCAGTTTCATAAGCTTCCTCTGCTACAGCCTGATCTGAAGTGCCAGCTGAAACTATTACAATTTTTCCGTAATTTTTATGTCTGGTCTCTGTGTTATAACTATCATTTTGGTATACAATAGTTTTTGATAGCTCATTAAACTTTGCTTGAGGGACATATTTAATAACTTGATTATAACATTTATTAGTAGCTCTAGTTGCTAGCACTCTATCATTCTTAAGTGTTAAGTTATAAAAAATTTCACTAACTTGAGTAGGTGTTTTATCTTCACAATAAATCACCTCAGGAAAACCATTACGAGAACTTCTGTCATGATCTATCTTGGCATATACTAAATCTTGAAACCCATTCTGTGTTGATTCTAGAGACAATTGATTCAACGCAGAGGTTGGTGTTATTGTACCTTTCTGAACTTGTGTTAGAATTTCGAATATTTTATCCTGATCCAATTTTATCACCTCAATATAAAACTTAATACTAAAACCTAAGAAGATTATATGTCATGGATAAAATTAGGTCAATCGACAGGAAATCTAGGTTATTTGTAGAAATATAAAGAAATGCTAAAAAGTCCTAAATCGATGAATAAGGATGTGGTATAATGACTGAAATTATGTCAGTAAATGAATCCAAGCCAGAATTAGAAGTTATAAGAAAAGCTTCAGATATTTTACAAAATAATGGAACTGTTGTTTTTCCTACTGAAACTGTTTATGGGTTAGGGGCTAACGGTTTAAGCTCCACTGCTGTACAAAAAATCTTTGATGCAAAAATGAGACCAAATGATAATCCTCTAATTTTACATGTTCATTCATTAGAGCAAGTAAACCAGATTGGGATAGCACCCAAGGAGTTCTATCAATTAGCTGAAAAGTTTTGGCCAGGGCCACTTACTATGATTATTCCAAAAAATGATGCTATACCACATGAGGTCTCTAGAGGACTAGAAACTGTAGCAGTTCGTATGCCAGATCATTCGATAGCTCTTTCTGTAATTAGAGAGGCTAACTTACCGATTGCTGCACCTAGTGCTAATATATCAGGTAGACCTAGTCCAACCTCTTTTGAACATGTAAATTCTGATTTGAATGGGCGTGTTGACATGATTATTGATGGAGGAGAAACCGGTGTTGGTCTAGAGTCAACAGTTATTGATCTGTCTACTAAGCCATTTACTATACTGCGACCTGGGGGGATTACTTTTGAGGATCTAGAAAGTGTTCTGACTAAAGAATTACTTCAAACGACTGCTAAGATAAAAAGTCAAGATCAAACACCGAAATCACCAGGTTTAAAATACCGTCATTATGCACCAAAGGGGGAACTGTTTTTAGTAGATGGTGAGGGTGAGAGATTACTTGAAAAAATTAAAGAATTAGTAGAGAAGTATTCTAATCAGAACTACCGTGTAGGAGTACTAGTAACAGATGAATTAAAATCTTATTTAACAGACAATCTATCTGACTTAAATCATATATATATGTATGATTTAGGCCCCATAGATAACCTAAATCAAGTTGCTAAAAACTTATATAATGGACTGAGAGAAATGGATAATAATAGTGTAGAAATAATATTTTGTAGAACCTTTCCAAAGATAGGTATGGGCACCGCTTTAATGAATAGACTAAAAAAAGCTGCTAGAGATCGCATTTTATAGAAAGAGGAGGGTTCACATATTTACACAGTAATATTTGTGTGTACAGGTAACACATGTAGAAGTAGTATGGCGGAAGAGATATTTAATCTTAAGGCAAGATCCCTTTCAGTAAATTATAAAATTAAGGCTAAATCAGCTGGTGTTTTTGCTATTGATGGTTTTTCTGCTTCAAGCAATGCTCAAGAAGTTGTTAGAAAATATGGTGGAGATTTAGCAGATCATAAGGCAAAAACTCTTACTAAAGATCTAGTTGATCAAGGTGATCTTATTTTAACTATGACAGAAGATCACAAACAATTTATACTAAACAACTTAATGACAAATAATAACTCTCGGGTACATTTGATTAAAGAATATGCTAATAAAGTGGATCGAGATGTTTTCAGTAGTAAGGAAGTTACTGATCCTGTAGGAGGAACTTTAGAACAATATGAGGAAGTATACCATGAGCTAGACACTGCTATTGAAGTTATAATTAATTATCTTGTTGACAACATAAGATAGTTCCTCTCTTTTAGAGGGTTGGTGCTATAAATGGTTATTTACTTGTGACGTTTCCACTAGTAACAGCTTCGTTAGCTTTAGGAAAGTTCATATAATGATAATGTTATCAGACTGAAATTATATTCAGATATTATTTCCATGACAGCTCTTTTAGCATAAAGAATAGAATTTTAAAACCTCTTTCGTGAGCAGATTATTTTAGATTAGAAAAGGGTGATATAAAATGACAAAGGTTATTGGTGTTGCTAGTGATCATGGTGGTTATAACTTAAAGCAAAAGGTTATTGATCATCTGAAAGACAAAGGTTATCAAATAAACGATTTAGGGACCTATGGGTTAGAATCTGTAGACTATCCGGACTTTGCGGTTAAATTAGCTGATAGTATTAAAGAAGGAGAAGCAAGTTTAGGAATTTTAGTTTGTGGAACTGGAATAGGTATATCGTTAAGTGCTAACAAAGTACCAGGAATTAGAGCAGCTTTATGCCATGATACATTTTCTGCTGAAATGGCTAGAAGACATAATAATGCAAATGTCCTAGCTATGGGAGAGCGTGTTATTGGCTCGGGGCTAGCATTAAAAGTAGTGGATACTTTCCTAGAATCAGAGTTTGATGGTGGACGTCATGAAAAAAGGGTGAATAAAATTTTAGAGATAGAAAAGAAGCATAAAAATTTCTAAAGGGGGAAATATTATGCATAGCATGGAAAATATAAAGAAAGTTGATCCAGCTATTTATTCTTGGATTCAGGAAGAGGCAGGGCGTCAGGAAAAAGGGATTGAATTAATTGCCTCAGAGAACTTTGTGTCACCTGCAGTACTAGAAGCACAAGGAACTATTCTCACTAATAAGTATGCTGAAGGGTATCCTAACCGACGTTATTATGGTGGCTGCCAATTTGTAGATAAGGTAGAAGAGCTAGCAATTAGTAGAGTTAAAGAATTATTTGGTGCTGATCATGCAAATGTTCAACCACACTCTGGTGCTTCAGCAAATATGGGTGTTTACTTAGCTATATTAGATCCTGGTGATACAGTACTTGGAATGAGTTTAGATCATGGAGGTCACCTTACTCATGGTAGCCCTGTGAATATTTCAGGTAAGTACTTTAATTTTCAGCACTATGGTATAGTTGAAGATACAGGTCAAATTGATTTTGATCGTGTAAGGGACCTAGCTCATAAACATCAACCAAAATTAATTGTAGCTGGCGCTAGTGCTTATCCTAGAGAAATCGATTTTTCTAAGTTTAAAGGAATTGCTGATGAAGTCGGAGCTTATTTAATGGTAGACATGGCCCATATAGCTGGACTTGTCGCTACTGGCTTACATAAAAGTCCGGTTCCTTATGCAGATTTTGTAACAACTACAACTCATAAAACCCTTAGAGGACCTCGCGGAGGAGTTATCTTATGTAAAGAAGAGTATAAGAAACAGCTAGATAAGGCTATCTTTCCGGGTTTACAAGGCGGGCCTTTGATGCATGTCATTGCTGCTAAAGCTGTTAGTTTTCAAGAAGCTTTATCTAAAGACTTTAAGGAGTATCAAAAGCAAGTATTAAAGAATTCACAGGGGCTAGCTAATGAACTACAAAAAAGAGAATTTGACTTGGTAGCTGGTGGTACAGATAATCATCTGATGTTAGTAGATCTGCGGAAAAAGGGAGTTACTGGTAAGAAAGCAGAAAAAGTTCTAGATGAGGTTTATATTACAGTTAATAAAAATGCTGTACCAAATGACCCTGAAGGTCTATTTGTAACTAGTGGTCTTCGTCTAGGAACTCCAGCTGTTACTTCCCGAGGATTTAAAGAAGAACAAATGAAAGAAATCGCAGAACTATTAGACCAAGTAATTACAAATATTGACGATGAGAAAGTTTTAGAAAAAACAAAACAACAGGTAGAAAAACTATGTGATAAATTTCCCCTTTATAAAGGATAAAAATAACACTTAAATCCCAAATATTTTTTGAAATTTTCCATTCATATTATTTGACAATTATGATATGATAAACGGGGTTTGGGCAACTTTAACAGCCCACCCCGTTTCAAATATTAAAGTAAAATTAACTAAATAAAAGGAGGTCCTTATCAGTGAGTCAGCTACATGTAGTAGATCACCCCCTAATTCAACACAAATTAACAATTATTCGGGACAAGCATACAGGTTCTAAGATCTTTAGAGAGCTAGTAAGTGAAATTTCAATGTTGTTATCATATGAGGTGATGAGAGAGCTTCCGACTGAAGAAAAAGAGATTGAAACTCCAATAACAACAGCTAAAACAAAGGTATTATCAGGAAAAAAACTTGGATTAATTCCGATTCTACGCGCTGGACTAGGTATGCTTGAAAGTGTAAGGGATATTGTCCCAGCTGCTCGAGTTGGTCATATTGGTGTTTATCGTGACCCTGAAACACTAAACCCTGTAGAGTACTATTGTAAGTTACCTCAGGACATCCATGAAAGAGAGCTTATAGTAATGGATCCTATGCTTGCAACTGGTGGTTCAGCTGTTGCTAGTATTCAGTTTATTAAAGATCGTGGTGGTAAGAATATTAGATTCATGTGTATCAATGCTGCACCAGAAGGTATCGAAGAACTACAAAAGGCACATCCCGATGTAGATATTTGGACTTGTTCTGTTGATGAGAAGTTAAATGAACATGGTTACATTATTCCAGGGCTAGGCGATGCCGGTGATAGATTATTCGGAACGAAATGATTAATAGACCTAATTGGGACACTTATTTTATGGAGATAGCCAGTACAGTTAAAAAAAGATCTACCTGCCTAAGACGTCAAGTCGGAGCAGTGTTAGTAAAGGATCGAAGAATTTTGGCTACTGGCTATAATGGTGCCCCTCAAAATGTTAGTCATTGTAGTGAAACTGGTTGCCTTCGTGAACAGCTTCAAGTTCCATCAGGACAACGCCATGAAATTTGCCGAGGACTTCATGCTGAACAAAATGCCATCATTCAAGCAGCTTTACATGGTATAAGTACACTTAATAGTGTTTTGTATACAACAGATCATCCTTGTTCCTCATGTGCTAAAATTGCTATTAATGCTGGTGTTAAAGAAATAGTGACCGATAGAGATTACCCTGACCAGCTGTCCCAGGATATATTACAAGAAGCTGGTATTAATATCAGGAGGTATAGTAATGACTCATAGAATAGTTAGCGTTTTTGGTACTAGACCTGAAGCAATTAAAATGGCACCATTAGTTAATGCTATTGATAATTCTAGAAACTTGGATTCTTCTGTAGTTGTTACTGCTCAACATAGAGAGATGCTTGATCAAGTTTTAGAGTTATTTCAGATAAAACCTGATAAGGATTTAGATGTAATGAAGAAACGTCAGAGTTTATCTGAAATAACTACTAATGTCTTACTTAAGATGGATGAAGTTATCTCATCAGAAAAACCAGATCTCTTATTAGTACATGGAGATACTTCAACTACCTTTACTGCAGCTTTATCTGCTTATTATAATAAAGTACCAATCGGTCATGTAGAGGCTGGTTTACGAACAGGGGATAAGTATGCTCCTTTTCCAGAAGAAATGAATAGAAATTTAGTTGGATCTCTCGCTGATCTACATTTTGCTCCAACTGTCGGAGCACGTGACAACCTGTTATCAGAGGGTATACCTACAGATAATATATTTGTAACTGGTAATACAGTAGTAGATGCTTTGAAGACATCTGTACAGTCTGATTACAAATTTAGTGATGAAAAACTTGCTAATCTAGCATTACCTTCTTTAACATCAGACAATGATACTAAACTGGTTACTCTAGAAGTTCACCGAAGAGAGAATCTTGGTGAACCTATAGAGAACATCTTTAAAGGTGTTAAAAAACTAGTCGATGACTTTCCTGAAATTTTTGTGTTATTTCCTGTTCATAGAAACCCAGCTGTCAGAGAACCTGCTGAAAGAATTCTTGGTAATCACGAACGAATAATTTTAACAGACCCACTTGCAACTAGAGATTTTCATAATCTAATAGCTCGAAGTTATATGATATTAACAGATTCAGGTGGTATACAAGAAGAAGCACCATCTTTTGGTGTACCTGTTTTAGTTTTGAGAAATAAAACTGAACGTATTGAGGGTTTGCGTCAGGGGACCATACTTCTAACAGGAAATGAAACAGATAGAGTATATAAAGATGCTAGTAGGTTACTAACTGATGGAGAATTCTATAATACAATGAAAAATAGACAAAACCCTTATGGAGATGGTAATGCCTCTAAACGAATAGTTGATGCTATAGACTACTTTTTTAAAAACATAGATACCCGCCCTAAAGATTATTTAGTGACGGGTCAAGATTAATTATTTTTCTTTCATGGACTCTTGATACTGTTGAGAGATTTTTTCCCCAGTCGGACTTGTAGCTAAGCCGCCCTCGGCTGTTTCACGAAGTGCCGGGGGAATACTTTTACCTACCTCATACATAACATCTATTACTTCATCTGCTGGAATAGTACTTTCAATTCCTGATAAAGCCATATCAGCTGAAGATAAAGCAACGGAAACAGAGGATGCATTTCTTTTTTGACAAGGTACCTCTACAAGCCCTGCTACAGGATCACATACTAATCCCATAACTCCTTTTAGAGCAATTGCCACAGCGTTTGTTACCATTTCGGGAGAACCGCCTAAAAGCTCGACTGCTCCACCAGCTGCCATTGCTCCACCGACACCACATTCAGCTTGACATCCACCTTCTGCTCCAGCTAAAGTTGCGCGCATAGAGACTACAATTCCTATTCCCGATGCAGTAAAAAAAGCATCATGTAGCTTTTCTTTAGGTAATTGGTTTTGTTGTTCAAAAACTGTTAATAATACACCTGGTAAGATCCCACAAGCTCCAGCTGTTGGAGATGCTACTACTTTACCCATGGATGCATTTACCTCTGAAACAGCAAGTGATCTAGCTACTGCCTTACCTCCTAAAGGTCCCATTAGAGCCCCTTGGTTTTGTACATATTCATTTAACTTTTTCCCTTCTCCACCAATTAAACCACCTAATGACCTTTTAGGATTATTTACCCCTTCTTCAACAGAATCTTCCATAATTTGTATATGTTTTTCCATTTGATTTTCTATACTTTCTATACTGCTTTCAAATAACTGACTTTGATACTGTTTAATTACCCAAGAGATTGGTTGATTAAACTCATGGGCCAATTCTACTAAATCTTCTAAGCTAGAGAAAGCTATTTGTTTTTTGTGGTTCATATTAATCCCCCTCTCTTTATAAAGGCCTTATAACTTTTACTTGATATATATCATCATGACTTTCCAATTCTTTTTGAATATTATCAGTTATTGGTTCATCTGTTTCTGCGATCAAAGAGGCACTATCTCCTTTTTTGGTGCGAGAAATTTGCATATACGCAATATTTATACCCTTACTAGAAATCATTTTTGTTACTCTATTTATAATTCCTGGTCTGTCTTTATGTTTAGT includes the following:
- the sdaAA gene encoding L-serine ammonia-lyase, iron-sulfur-dependent, subunit alpha, which encodes MNHKKQIAFSSLEDLVELAHEFNQPISWVIKQYQSQLFESSIESIENQMEKHIQIMEDSVEEGVNNPKRSLGGLIGGEGKKLNEYVQNQGALMGPLGGKAVARSLAVSEVNASMGKVVASPTAGACGILPGVLLTVFEQQNQLPKEKLHDAFFTASGIGIVVSMRATLAGAEGGCQAECGVGGAMAAGGAVELLGGSPEMVTNAVAIALKGVMGLVCDPVAGLVEVPCQKRNASSVSVALSSADMALSGIESTIPADEVIDVMYEVGKSIPPALRETAEGGLATSPTGEKISQQYQESMKEK
- a CDS encoding deoxycytidylate deaminase — translated: MINRPNWDTYFMEIASTVKKRSTCLRRQVGAVLVKDRRILATGYNGAPQNVSHCSETGCLREQLQVPSGQRHEICRGLHAEQNAIIQAALHGISTLNSVLYTTDHPCSSCAKIAINAGVKEIVTDRDYPDQLSQDILQEAGINIRRYSNDS
- a CDS encoding low molecular weight protein arginine phosphatase, encoding MCTGNTCRSSMAEEIFNLKARSLSVNYKIKAKSAGVFAIDGFSASSNAQEVVRKYGGDLADHKAKTLTKDLVDQGDLILTMTEDHKQFILNNLMTNNNSRVHLIKEYANKVDRDVFSSKEVTDPVGGTLEQYEEVYHELDTAIEVIINYLVDNIR
- the rpiB gene encoding ribose 5-phosphate isomerase B, which codes for MTKVIGVASDHGGYNLKQKVIDHLKDKGYQINDLGTYGLESVDYPDFAVKLADSIKEGEASLGILVCGTGIGISLSANKVPGIRAALCHDTFSAEMARRHNNANVLAMGERVIGSGLALKVVDTFLESEFDGGRHEKRVNKILEIEKKHKNF
- the glyA gene encoding serine hydroxymethyltransferase, whose amino-acid sequence is MENIKKVDPAIYSWIQEEAGRQEKGIELIASENFVSPAVLEAQGTILTNKYAEGYPNRRYYGGCQFVDKVEELAISRVKELFGADHANVQPHSGASANMGVYLAILDPGDTVLGMSLDHGGHLTHGSPVNISGKYFNFQHYGIVEDTGQIDFDRVRDLAHKHQPKLIVAGASAYPREIDFSKFKGIADEVGAYLMVDMAHIAGLVATGLHKSPVPYADFVTTTTHKTLRGPRGGVILCKEEYKKQLDKAIFPGLQGGPLMHVIAAKAVSFQEALSKDFKEYQKQVLKNSQGLANELQKREFDLVAGGTDNHLMLVDLRKKGVTGKKAEKVLDEVYITVNKNAVPNDPEGLFVTSGLRLGTPAVTSRGFKEEQMKEIAELLDQVITNIDDEKVLEKTKQQVEKLCDKFPLYKG
- a CDS encoding L-threonylcarbamoyladenylate synthase, giving the protein MTEIMSVNESKPELEVIRKASDILQNNGTVVFPTETVYGLGANGLSSTAVQKIFDAKMRPNDNPLILHVHSLEQVNQIGIAPKEFYQLAEKFWPGPLTMIIPKNDAIPHEVSRGLETVAVRMPDHSIALSVIREANLPIAAPSANISGRPSPTSFEHVNSDLNGRVDMIIDGGETGVGLESTVIDLSTKPFTILRPGGITFEDLESVLTKELLQTTAKIKSQDQTPKSPGLKYRHYAPKGELFLVDGEGERLLEKIKELVEKYSNQNYRVGVLVTDELKSYLTDNLSDLNHIYMYDLGPIDNLNQVAKNLYNGLREMDNNSVEIIFCRTFPKIGMGTALMNRLKKAARDRIL
- the upp gene encoding uracil phosphoribosyltransferase; amino-acid sequence: MSQLHVVDHPLIQHKLTIIRDKHTGSKIFRELVSEISMLLSYEVMRELPTEEKEIETPITTAKTKVLSGKKLGLIPILRAGLGMLESVRDIVPAARVGHIGVYRDPETLNPVEYYCKLPQDIHERELIVMDPMLATGGSAVASIQFIKDRGGKNIRFMCINAAPEGIEELQKAHPDVDIWTCSVDEKLNEHGYIIPGLGDAGDRLFGTK
- the wecB gene encoding non-hydrolyzing UDP-N-acetylglucosamine 2-epimerase → MTHRIVSVFGTRPEAIKMAPLVNAIDNSRNLDSSVVVTAQHREMLDQVLELFQIKPDKDLDVMKKRQSLSEITTNVLLKMDEVISSEKPDLLLVHGDTSTTFTAALSAYYNKVPIGHVEAGLRTGDKYAPFPEEMNRNLVGSLADLHFAPTVGARDNLLSEGIPTDNIFVTGNTVVDALKTSVQSDYKFSDEKLANLALPSLTSDNDTKLVTLEVHRRENLGEPIENIFKGVKKLVDDFPEIFVLFPVHRNPAVREPAERILGNHERIILTDPLATRDFHNLIARSYMILTDSGGIQEEAPSFGVPVLVLRNKTERIEGLRQGTILLTGNETDRVYKDASRLLTDGEFYNTMKNRQNPYGDGNASKRIVDAIDYFFKNIDTRPKDYLVTGQD
- the larB gene encoding nickel pincer cofactor biosynthesis protein LarB, whose translation is MDQDKIFEILTQVQKGTITPTSALNQLSLESTQNGFQDLVYAKIDHDRSSRNGFPEVIYCEDKTPTQVSEIFYNLTLKNDRVLATRATNKCYNQVIKYVPQAKFNELSKTIVYQNDSYNTETRHKNYGKIVIVSAGTSDQAVAEEAYETATIMGAPVDRIYDAGVAGIHRLLHYTDKLSKASCIIVVAGMEGALASVVGGLVKVPVIACPTSVGYGANFNGVSALLTMLNSCASGVSVVNINNGFGAGYQGALISQLKNGGEEGND
- the larC gene encoding nickel pincer cofactor biosynthesis protein LarC; this encodes MTKILYLDCFSGISGDMFLGLLSDLGVSLSEIEDELKSLPLPNFSLKEERIQYNGITSTNLKVEVPEEHHHRNLDDILEMVENSSFNERIKNNTRIIFEKLASAEAKIHGTTPNKVHFHEVGGLDSIIDIVGSVIGLFKLDVDQIYASPIHVGTGFINCQHGKIPVPAPATLELLKEENVPIYSEGVSAELCTPTGASLLISYVNDYGPLPSMHVSKIGYGAGKKKLTHPNLLRGVLGLKSLHTPSKTDKVHLLQANIDDMNPELFSDVMEKSFELGAYDVFFSSIQMKKQRPGVTIEILSPPNKVNQLRELLLRHTTTFGVRSCLMDRVKLTKKQTTIETPLGPADIKLGIKDNQTYSWSVEYESAKTLAKENSLPLKEVYQIIMKSYVS